The following are encoded together in the Malaya genurostris strain Urasoe2022 chromosome 3, Malgen_1.1, whole genome shotgun sequence genome:
- the LOC131437122 gene encoding lipase 1-like, whose protein sequence is MTRSGLIAEAGLLVLSVIVNICSAANELYDTEHYITKYGINASRYRATTADGYKLALFRLRPAGEVLGVALLQHGNRETSADWLRHSSNLPSQLLTAGIEVWLANSRLSPESWPAGRNTSAEFWDFSFHEIGIYDLATTVDVALNISARQQIHVIGFSEGSTAALVLLSERPEYNGRVASLNLMAPAAYMARSKFKAIAQTAEIVRIFAPKYYETLHDNNYVRGSSRKQLEHYGQLIISGRFRQYNYGSQLNLKHYGSKLAPDYRLWQITIPVALHYGCLDVTVNPTDVEQLGKVLSKNTSVRFFRYDALDHQDFTARSEASKLVYPNIVNDIRSFNQSNQSVL, encoded by the exons ATGACTCGATCAGGATTGATCGCCGAAGCAGGACTGCTAGTGCTAAGTGTTATTGTAAACATATGCAGCGCAGCCAACGAGTTGTACGATACG gaacaCTACATCACCAAGTACGGGATCAACGCATCTCGTTACCGGGCAACCACTGCAGATGGATACAAGTTAGCCTTGTTTAGACTCCGGCCGGCCGGAGAAGTGCTTGGAGTTGCCCTGCTACAACACGGAAATCGTGAGACATCTGCCGACTGGTTGCGGCATTCCTCGAACCTCCCATCGCAACTGCTAACCGCAGGAATTGAAGTCTGGCTTGCCAATTCCAGGCTGTCACCGGAAAGTTGGCCAGCAGGACGTAACACTTCGGCGGAATTTTGGGATTTCAGCTTCCACGAAATCGGTATCTACGACCTGGCCACAACCGTGGATGTGGCACTCAACATTTCCGCTCGACAGCAAATCCACGTGATTGGCTTTTCGGAAGGATCTACAGCTGCCCTTGTGCTACTGTCCGAGCGACCAGAGTACAACGGAAGAGTCGCTTCTTTGAATCTGATGGCTCCGGCAGCCTACATGGCTCGCAGCAAATTCAAAGCCATCGCCCAAACAGCGGAAATTGTGCGCATCTTTGCACCGAAATACTACGAAACCCTACACGACAACAACTACGTTCGGGGTAGCAGCCGGAAGCAGCTGGAACACTACGGTCAGCTGATCATCTCCGGACGATTCCGCCAGTACAACTACGGTTCCCAGCTAAACCTGAAGCATTATGGATCCAAGCTAGCACCGGACTACCGGCTCTGGCAGATCACCATCCCAGTTGCGCTGCACTACGGGTGTCTCGATGTGACCGTCAATCCGACTGATGTGGAACAACTGGGGAAAGTGCTGAGCAAGAATACCAGTGTGCGGTTTTTCCGCTACGATGCGTTAGATCATCAGGATTTTACAGCCCGATCCGAAGCATCCAAGCTGGTTTACCCGAACATAGTAAACGACATTAGATCATTTAATCAATCGAACCAATCTGTGTTGTGA
- the LOC131437123 gene encoding mitochondrial import receptor subunit TOM40 homolog 2 codes for MSHRSDSRFTEPCLPKPRTSRERPHFPKPLITVQGIPRSSMNPGDVASLHQRTYNLKPEWFEGFQLNASKTLAVNRIVRASWNLSHITPTGFRIGAQLQRKCSDTVLKTPLLAFDVNPCTLASNLFLLYRPVSSLCAEISVQMMPQAQTVIDRLSLQHTGSSSTTTLRCYNPTQDSCRMTLDHLMSYNKRLAFGAELLYEWYRDTTNTQIALAARYNRDKYSFAATCSREAFDLTYWRKINSRLQIGSSLACNHREGKAIGTIYYQVERPDCTVKGLFDSDWSVGYTYQRKIFQMPVSTGISLLFCIPKNTFQCGFKIDLDSNLQ; via the exons ATGTCACATCGGAGTGATTCCAGGTTTACCGAGCCGTGTCTTCCAAAACCGCGAACCAGTCGGGAGCGGCCGCATTTTCCGAAGCCCCTGATTACAGTCCAAGGGATTCCGAGATCGTCAATGAATCCGGGTGATGTGGCCAGTCTACACCAGCGAACGTACAACCTCAAGCCGGAGTGGTTTGAGGGTTTCCAACTGAACGCCTCCAAGACGTTGGCCGTCAATCGAATCGTGCGAGCCAGCTGGAATCTCAGCCATATAACCCCGACGGGTTTTCGCATCGGAGCACAGTTGCAGCGTAAGTGCAGTGACACAGTGCTG AAAACGCCACTGCTGGCGTTCGATGTCAATCCCTGCACGTTAGCTTCGAATCTGTTTCTCTTGTACCGTCCGGTGTCTTCACTGTGCGCCGAGATAAGCGTTCAGATGATGCCACAGGCACAAACGGTGATAGACAGACTTTCACTTCAGCACACGGGTAGCAGCTCCACTACAACACTGAGGTGCTACAACCCAACACAGGACTCCTGCCGGATGACACTAGATCACTTGATGAGCTACAACAAAAGGCTGGCCTTCGGGGCGGAATTGTTGTACGAGTGGTACCGGGATACCACCAACACACAGATTGCCTTGGCCGCCAG ATACAACCGGGACAAGTACTCCTTCGCAGCGACCTGTTCGAGGGAAGCATTCGATCTGACCTACTGGCGTAAGATCAATAGCAGACTGCAAATCGGGTCCTCGTTGGCGTGCAACCATCGCGAAGGTAAAGCCATCGGAACCATCTACTATCAGGTGGAACGTCCTGACTGTACGGTCAAGGGCTTGTTCGATTCGGACTGGTCCGTTGGATACACCTATCAAAG AAAAATCTTTCAGATGCCAGTGAGTACAGGAATAAGCTTATTATTCTGTATACCGAAGAACACATTCCAGTGCGGGTTCAAAATTGATTTGGATTCGAATTTGCAATGA